TGCCCCGGCGCCATTCCTTTCTCGCATAGCCGGTATGCCTTAATCCATAGCATCCGGCGGAATGAACCGCCGCCGCCGGCAATATAATGTAATAGTTTGCACAGGAGGGACGCTATGGCTTGGCACCGCACAACCCTCGCCTTCTTTGCCGTGTTCATCGGCATATGGCTGACGGCCTGGCCGGAGGCGGCCGCCGCCCCGCCGCAGATAAAAGCGCGGGCGGGCGTGCTGATCGACGCCAAAACCGGCGACGTGCTGTTCGAGAAGAATAGCCGCGAACACAACGCACCGGCCAGCACCACCAAAATTATGACCGCTATCCTCGCCATCGAGAGCGGTCGCCTCGACAATCCCGTCAGGGTCAGCCTGCGGGCGGCCGCCACCCGTGGCTCGTCCATGCACCTCTACGCCGGTCAGGTCCTTTCCCTGCACGAACTATTAAGCGGTCTGCTGCTGCGCTCGGGCAACGACGCCGCCGTCGCCATCGCCGAGCATCTGGCCGGAACGAATGAAGCCTTTGTCGCGCAGATGAACGAACGGGCCCGCGCCCTTGGCGCCACCGACACCCACTTCCGCAACCCCCACGGCCTGAGCGCCCCCGGCCATTACTCCTCAGCCTACGACCTCGCGCTCCTCGCCCGCTTCGCCCTCGCCGACCCGACCTTCGCCGCCCTCGTCGGCAGCAAGGAAATCAGCATCGAATGGCTCGACCGGCGCGGCCGCGAAAAAGACGTCAACCTCCGCAACACCAACAAGCTACTGTGGATGCTCGAAGAGGCGGACGGCGTGAAAACCGGCACAACCGGCGAGGCCGGCCCCTGCCTCGTATCCAGCGCCACCCGCGGCAACCATAAGCTGATCGCCGTCGTCCTTAACGACCACTCCCGTTGGTACGACTCGATGCAGCTCCTCAAATTCGGGTTCGACAACTACGACCTCTACGAATACGCTGACCAGGGCGCCCTGATCGCCACCCTGCCCGTCGAAAGCGGCCTCGCCGCAACGGTTGACGCCGTCGCCGCCGCCCCGGCCGCCCTCGTCCTCCCCGCCGCCGACTACCCGCGGGTGACAGTGGAGGTCGACCTGCCGAAAAAAATCAAGGCCCCGGTATACCAGGGCCAGAAAATCGGTGAAATCATCTTCTTCGTCGGCGACAAGGCCGAAAAGACGGTCGATATCGTCGCCAGCCGCGAAATCAGCGAACGGACCGCCGTCAAGACCTTTCTCCACGGCCTGCTCCGCACCTTCCGCCTGCTGGCGGGCTGGGGCGTGCTATAGCGGCTTGCGGTAGAAAAAGGGCAGGTAATGCTGAAAACCGATATCGCGGAAATTGAGGATCGCCTCGGTGCCGCCGACGAAGAATACCCCGCCCGGCTTCAGGGCGGCGAAGAAGCGCCGGTAAAGGGCATCCTTGGCCTCCTCGGTGAAATAGATGACCACATTGCGGCAAAGGATAAGGTCGAAACCGGTTTCGAACTTGTCAAGCAGCAGATTGTGGCGCTGAAAATCGACCAACGCCTTGATCTCGTCCTTGACGGCGTAGCTATCGCCGTTTTTGATGAAATAGCGGTCAAGCCGCTGCGCGGGGATATTCTTCAGCTCGCCGGCCGTATAAACCCCCTGCTTGGCCTTGGCCAGCATCTCGACATCGAGATCGGTCGCCAGAATGCGGTGGCGGGCCGAAGCGGCCTTCTGCAGCAGGATCATCGCCAGGGAATACGGCTCTGCGCCCGTCGAGCACCCGGCGCTCCAGACGTTAAGGCGCGGACTGCGCGCCAGCAGATCGGGGATAACCTTTTCCTCCAGCTCCACAAACTTCTCCGGCGTGCGGAAGAACTCGGTCACGTTGATTGTCAGGTAATCGATGAAATCCTTATAGATCTTCGGATTGCCTTCGAGCAATTGAAAAAACGCCATATAAGTCGATACGCCGTGCCGGTTCATCAGGTTGGTTATCCTGCGCTGCATCTGCGCCGGCTTGTACTGATTAAGGTCGATGTTGGATTTTACGAAAAGTTTTTGTTTAAAAAGCTCCCAATCGTCTTGTACCATGCTGCCTCCACACATTCATCTTTTAATTGGGTCGAAGGTGCTGATTTCGCCGCCGGACCGGTCGTTAC
The DNA window shown above is from Sporomusaceae bacterium and carries:
- a CDS encoding D-alanyl-D-alanine carboxypeptidase family protein: MAWHRTTLAFFAVFIGIWLTAWPEAAAAPPQIKARAGVLIDAKTGDVLFEKNSREHNAPASTTKIMTAILAIESGRLDNPVRVSLRAAATRGSSMHLYAGQVLSLHELLSGLLLRSGNDAAVAIAEHLAGTNEAFVAQMNERARALGATDTHFRNPHGLSAPGHYSSAYDLALLARFALADPTFAALVGSKEISIEWLDRRGREKDVNLRNTNKLLWMLEEADGVKTGTTGEAGPCLVSSATRGNHKLIAVVLNDHSRWYDSMQLLKFGFDNYDLYEYADQGALIATLPVESGLAATVDAVAAAPAALVLPAADYPRVTVEVDLPKKIKAPVYQGQKIGEIIFFVGDKAEKTVDIVASREISERTAVKTFLHGLLRTFRLLAGWGVL
- a CDS encoding protein-glutamate O-methyltransferase CheR is translated as MVQDDWELFKQKLFVKSNIDLNQYKPAQMQRRITNLMNRHGVSTYMAFFQLLEGNPKIYKDFIDYLTINVTEFFRTPEKFVELEEKVIPDLLARSPRLNVWSAGCSTGAEPYSLAMILLQKAASARHRILATDLDVEMLAKAKQGVYTAGELKNIPAQRLDRYFIKNGDSYAVKDEIKALVDFQRHNLLLDKFETGFDLILCRNVVIYFTEEAKDALYRRFFAALKPGGVFFVGGTEAILNFRDIGFQHYLPFFYRKPL